Below is a window of Mucilaginibacter terrenus DNA.
GTAAGCAGCTTTTTCATACAGAATAGTTTGTCGCTACAATATACAACAATGCTGCGCGCACAGATTAGTCTTTTTTTGCAGTAGCAACTAACACTATACCACCAATAAGCAGTATGCCGCCAAGGTATGGTGGCCAGTTTACAGATTTCTGTTTATCTGCTGAAACTTGAATTGGCCCGGCATCAACAATTTTTTCCTTTTTGGTGTAAGTGAAACCTGTCCAAACCAGCATTACAATGCCGAGGATAATAAGTACTATTCCGATGGTTCTGTTCATGATTGATGGGCTAAAATGTTGTTTGTTAAAATTTGTATGCGTAATCGTTGAACAAGAATACCTTTCAGAGCCAAATTGTTTTATAAACGAATTAACAACATGTTAAATCCGGCCAGTCTCCATAACATCTGTATTATGAAAGTTCCAGTCCTCTACATCAATTACTCCGGGTGCGGTTTGGTAATGGCCGTCATCATTAGGGCACTTAACCACGTACAAAGCCTGGTCTGTAAGAAAAATTATTGGCGCTGCTCCGCAATGTTTGCAAACCTTGCAATTAAGCGACTGCGGCATATTTAAGAAACCTCTCATAACAATTTGTTATTGGTGATCAGGTTTCTGACGGCTTAAAACAGCAATAGTTTAACTATAAGTAAATTTACAAAACAAATCTGGAAAGAAACGACCTTGCGGTTATCCGCATTTATTGTTGATCATGTGGAAATCATAATCATTTTCATACAAAACGGAGTTATGAATATTCCAGTCCTCAATATCGATAATACCCGGCGCAGCAGTATAATGAGCATCATCGTTCGGGCACTTTACCACGTAACCCTCCAGCCCAACGTTTGATATGATACGTCGGGCACCGCATTCGCGGCATTTCTTGCAATAGATAGATTTTGGAATAGTTACGTACCCCTTCATACCTGTACATACGCAGGCGGCACTCTCTCTGGTTGTAGTAAAAAGAAAAATTATTAGCGACTAATTTATTTCATGTCGTTGATCTCAATCAAATAGCCGTCAGGATCACGAATGTACACCTGGTTTACGCCATCAACACGACGTTCTACTTTGCCAACTTCACCTTTCCAGTTACTGTACTCTATCTTCATGGCGTTGAGCTTATCTATAAAGGTGGCAATAGAAGGCACCTTAAAGCACAAGTGCACGCCGCGGGGGTAATCGGCCTTAGGGCAATTGCCTTGTATAATGTGCATCTGCAAATTAGGGCCAATGCT
It encodes the following:
- a CDS encoding VOC family protein, whose protein sequence is MLNFNFKSLPAKPVKAIITCALLCLPFITRAQATLDHTALCSADLKTSNKFYTTVLGLKIIANPFKDTVHTWYSIGPNLQMHIIQGNCPKADYPRGVHLCFKVPSIATFIDKLNAMKIEYSNWKGEVGKVERRVDGVNQVYIRDPDGYLIEINDMK